The DNA window GCATCGAGCTATGTGTGCATTCATCGTCTCTATCTTCTGCAAAAACTACCCCCAGGGTCAAAatgtctgtctgtctgggGAGCTGTTTGATTCATGCTTGAGACATCTTGGCGACGTCGAAAACCCCCTGCTGCGGCAGTGGTCATGTCTATGCCTCAGCATGCTCTGGTGTGACTTCCCAGAAGCAAAGTGGATGGGTATTCGATGTGCAGCTACTGCTAGACTGTGCGAGCTGAACTTCGATCCTGTGCCCGAAGTTCGCGCCGCAATGCTTCATGCAGTGACTACTTTCTTGGGTATCCCAGACTTGACGGACCAGGTGGCGCAGATTGAGGAATCTTTGGCCCTGGCCGTCTTGCCCATGTCGGCTGATGGAAGCGTTCTCGTGCGCAAGGAGCTGATTGTTTTCTTGTCCACGTTTGTCAAGCGCCACCAGAACAAATTCCTTGTAGCAGCGTACGAAGAGCTTCAGGAGGAAAAGCAATCTTTGCTTCATCGTTTCGAGAGCGAGAGCTCTCAGACCGGCGGTCAACATAGTCTCACGGTTTCCGAAGCCAAGCCGCACCAATTGTCTCGCAACACTACGTTCGGAGCCATCTGGAAACAACTGCTGGTTATTTCGGTGGATCCCCATCCTGATATTGCCCAGGACGCCGGTGTCATTGTCGACTTCATCCATATGACCCTTCTGGAGTCACCTATGTCGCAGCTTACAGACAAACTCAGAATTGAAATCCTGGAGCTCACGAGCCGCCTGTCACCAAAGCAGAAAGTGCTTGAACGCTCCGAGGTGAATAAAGCGGCCCCTCCTTCGACTCCCCCGTCATACGCCACGAATGCCCCCAAGCAAGAGGGCTATTTGTCGCTGGGTTTCAGACGCACGGCCAGTGTGGCTGCCTCGCTCAAGAATCTCGCATTCGGTCCTTCGGCGCCGACGGACTCGCTATCAGACAGCCAGCCTCCCTCGCCAACTCAGAGCCGGACACCCATCACCCCGCGCGGCCGAGCGCCCATTGAATGGTCCCGACCTCCTGAAGTGAACGACCACGTCGCTCCCGCAACGTCATACCATCAAGCTCCGATGCCGACATCCCGTGGCTTTCAGTCCAGAGAATCGGCTGGGATACCTGCGATCCCGCTGAAGAGTAGGTTCTTGGATTGGTCCACAGAGTACTTCCGTGAGCCGCAGATGAAACCCAACGAACCGGATGAGCCCGGCAGTTCCGATTACAATGAGCGTCTCTGGAGACGCGGACGGAACGAGAAGATCATTGCCGAAACCCAGCCCTTGAAGACCAAGGCCGGTACAAGTCGGTGGGACAACTCAGTTACTTTGCTATCGAACAGCAGTCAGCCCCTCAAGATGTGCTTCCATCAATTCGAAGATCACATCGCTGTCGCAGACGACCGGGATACTATTGCGATTTGGGACTGGCAAAGCCATAAACGCCTCAATCAATTCTCAAATGGTAACCCGGCTGGATCGAAAATCAACGAAATTCGATACATCAACGAGGACGACCAGGCTTTGTTGATGACTGGCTCCTCTGACGGTGTTCTCAAGCTCTTCCGGAACTATGAGTCTGCCAAGAGTATTGAGGTCGTCACAGCCTTCCGAGCCTTGCCAGACCTAATTCCGAGCAATCGAAATGCTGGGCTTGTGTTTGATTGGCAGCAGGGTCAAGGGAAAGCTCTCGTTGCGGGCGATGTAAAGGTGATTCGTGTTTGGAACGCAGCTACCGAAGTCTGCACCAACGACATCCCCGCCCGCTCCGGCTCCTGTATCACCTCTTTGACCTCAGATCAAGTCGCTGGTAACATCTTTGTCGCGGGCTTCGGCGACGGTGCTGTTCGAGTATTCGACCAGCGACTGAAACCAACCACATCCATGGTCAAGGTTTGGCGCGAGCACAAGCAGTGGATCACAAATGTCCACATGCAGCGCGGCGGCTTGCGGGAGCTGATCTCTGGCAGTCGGAACGGCGAAATCCGACTGTGGGACCTGAGAATGGACGACCCgctctccaccatccacgcCACGAAGGATACTCTCCGGACATTGAGTGTGCACGAGCATGCCCCTGTCTTCAGCATGGGCACGAACCGCCACGAGGTCAAGACCTTCAACGTGGACGGCAGCTATCTCTCCACCTTCGAGCCCTACTCGAGtttcctccaccacaaccGTTCCTCCCCCATCGCCAGCACGGCCTTCCATCCGCATCGCACCGTCCTCGCATGCGCTGCATTGAACGACCACCACATCAATCTCGTGTCTTGCTAGACATAGCTGCACTTGGGCCTTTGCTTTGCTGTGCGACTCACCACGGAGTGCCTTTTGTCACCATTCTCCAGTCCTCTAATTCCTTCAATCTATCTTCCCCTGTGTAATTGCATTTGCATACGGAATGTGCAATCTATCCGGCGTCTTGGCGAATAACATGATCGATTTTATCTACGTGGCTTTTGTCTTTTGATCTTTGGTTCTCCTCGGAGTCCgtttttttttacttttcAATTGGCCGTTAACTACTTCTTTCTGGAATGTCAATATTTTCGGGTGCATGATGACTTCTTGCTTCTTAGTCTgcttggtttttttttttcattttttCGTTTTCTTCTCGGGATCTGTCATCCACCGTGTCGAGTTCTCGTGTCTTCAAGCCTGCGAGTTTGAGATTGCTTTAAAACTTGGTCATAACGCCtgtttttcccctttctcttGCTAATGATTCGACTTAACCGAAATAATACTACTGTCTGTACATGTCTTTGAGAGGCCAGGCAAAGGGCCGAAGTTCCCCGACTAGTAAGCAGAATGGAAGAACAGGGGGTGGGGGTTTAAGACAATTTCTCGGAGTCAGAGAGCGCTCCGAGCCATCTGGGAATTCTCTGGTGCGAATGATCATGCTTCCTACTAGTTACCAGCGACCTTCGTCATCACAGCCCATTAACACCCATTATGGCTGTATCTGCAGCAAAGTCACGTCTTAAGGTAATTGTCATAGGCGCCGGACCTGCTGGTCTTTGCACGGCCACGGCCTTGAGACAAGAGGGCCACCGCGTCACCGTTCTCGAGCGACGGCGAGACACGCAGCCCCATGGTCACGCGTTAGTAATCCAGCCCGCGGCAGTCAGAGCACTCCAGCACCTCAAGGGAGCGCACAAGGCCTTCGACAGTGTCAGTGTTGAAGCAGGGGCGCTACGGTGGTGGTCGTATAAGGGTACCAAGCCCTTTGCAGCTCCAGCGGCGTCCCCTTCGGAACGGAGATTCCAAACTGATCGGCCCTCGGTACAAAAAGTACTACATGAGCTTGCAGTTGCCAATGGTGCCCAGCTTCTGTTCGGGAGGACTGTGCAAGCGATAGAAGATGTCGCGGAGAAGCCAAGGCTTTGGACAGCCGATGGAGAAATGTTTACAGCGGACTTAATTATAGCGGCGGATGGTATGTCTGCGTATGGAAGTTGATTGAGTCAAGTGGTGCTCACTACTGATATAGGCATCAAATCTGCTACACGCAAAATCATCTTCCCAACACAGCACGTCGACCCAATTCCATTAAGAGAGTCTATCTTCCTCACAAGTGCACCCGTGTCTCAGCTCGCTCAGGACGCGCGACTAGCACCCTGGCTTGAATCGGCAACCAAGCATGGCACACTGGGGCCCGATCGATTTGTTTTGAGCCGACCCATGCACGGGGGCCTCCTCGGGGTGCAGTTTATTGACGTTGATCACGCGGATCCGGGCCCGGTCGATGGCAATTGGAACACGCCAGCCGATGTTGGTTTACTTCGTACGCGTTTCTCTGACTTTAATGCGATAACGAGGGCGTTCTTGGAGCATGTCCGCCACGCTGAAAAATGGCAGATGGCTAGAGGGGCCGAGCTGGCTACGTGGCGGAGTGCAAGCGGGCGGatcgtgctgctgggcgacgCAGCCCACGCCATGTTACCGCATGCAGCCCAGGGCCTCAGCCAAGGGATTGAAGATGCACTGAGTCTAGCTCGCATGCTGCGCTGGACGACAAAATCGGGTGTTGATATCCCCACCGTCACGAAAGCGTGGGTCAACCTACGCAAACCGCGAGCGGACATCTTCATGAAGCAGTCTACGAGCAACGCGAACGTGTGGAGCCTGCCAGATGGGCCAGAACAGGAGGCTAGGGACGAGAAAATTAGGCAGATGGGAAGTCGTCCACCACCGGACCTCAGCGGAGTGGAAATGGACATGTCGGCGAACCAGAGGACGCCGCAATTTCTCAAGTGGGCGAGGGATTATGATGTGGTTCTAGAGGTATGTACCAGAACTGGGCCTATCTCTTTATGGGCGGTTAGGCTAACGATATCATAACTCGTGCAGAGCGAGAGGGCGATGGAGAACGTCTTATCAGGCCTGTAGTGGAGACGCGATGTGTAGGCCTGTACCTTCCCATTGCACCATGTTGTATAACAGTGATTCTCAATGCAGACCAGAGAAATCCAGTGCCGCTTATCCTTGGAAAAGTTGGATTTACTACTTTACCAAATAATCATCTAGAAAGTTTTCAAGTACGCGCTGATAAAAAAATTCATAAGTGTACATAGAGTCGTGTGTTTTTGCGACTTAACCAGTCTGGCAAGGGACCGTTTTTTGTAGCATTGCCAGGACGGCGGATCGCCTAACCGGCTTCATAAGAAACTCGTCGATGCCAGAAGCAGTGGCCTCTTGCTCGGCGGCAGTACCACCGAGTCCTGTCAAGGCGACGATGGTTACGGCGGGGAAAGCCTCTCGAGCGGAATCTGACAACGAGGCTCGATAATCTTTTTCAAAGGAGCGGATCCGGCGGGCAGCCTCGAAGCCATCCATGACGGGCATTGATATGTCTGGTTTTTGTCAGAATCTGCAGCAAAGGATACGCTGGGGAAGAGCATGGCACAAACCTAGAAGAATGACCCGGAAAGAACTGGGATGTGCTTTGTAGATTTCGATGGCTTCGGCGCCGTTCCGAGCGGTCATGTATTCGTAATTGCCCTTTTTAGTGTAGGCGCTCAGTAGTTGAAGATTCAGATCATTGTCATCCACCAGTAAAACGGATGGCCCAGACTGATCTTGGTCTTCCGGCGCTTCGTTCGCAGGTGGGATCGGAGGTGCCCCATTCTGAAGCGATCCTTCCTCGGttccctccttctccgacaaTTGACGTTGCACAGTTTCATAAGATCCCATTGTATCCGTGGTCGGTCGCTTGCTGATCTTCATCCTTCTGTTGGGAGGATCATTAGCGGGGAGATCGACTGGCAGACGAGAGGACTGCGGCAGTTCAACCCAGCGAGTCTGCTCGGCAGGGCTAGACCGGCCGGACCGAGAATCGCGCTGTCGCTTGATACACAGGTTCAAAGCCCGGGCCAGTTTGCGTGGCCCGCAAGGTTGACTGATGAATTCGAAGACGGGTGTCTCCCAGCGACTCTTGGTCGTTACAAACATGTAATGCGCTTCCTCAGGAGACTGGCAGATAACAACGATGGGTGAGCCATTCCAGTTCGCACCCTGACGATATTCTCCGAGGGCGAAGAGGTCTCTTCCCTTTGTGTCTTCACTGTCCAGCTCTGTTTGTACGGCCAAGTAGAAGTCCAGGAGAAGGGGTTCACCCTGGTAAGAAGACACGTTCGTCACAGACAGACCGAACCAGTGGTGACACAGTCGCTCTAGGGATTCATACAGGCACCTATCTCGATGAGATTTCAGAGATTCCCCGAAGCCCAAGAATCCAATCGTTTTCCCCTCGGTATATCTTAATAGCGAGAGGAATTCCGTGCTCGACGAAGCAGCGTCCGAGGTATTGAGCGAACGCACGAGCGGAGTCCGGATCGTCAATTCAGTGCCGACTCCCTCGGTAGAGCTGATTTCAATCGAGCCACCCAGGGATCCAACAGCTTGATGGACGATGCTGAGTCCCAATCCGCTCCCGGACATGAGTGAATCCTCCTGCATGAAGGGGGTGAAAAGGTTCTTCTGCAAATACTCCGATCCAATTCCCTTGCCGGTGTCTTTGACAATAAGAGTGACCTCGAATTCAGCCTCTTGCTCCTCTGACGATTCTGAGATTAATCTCGTGTTGTCTTGAGGGACGCTGTTTTCGGATGATTTCAGCCCCACGTAGATATAGCCTGAACTTGTATATTTCAGTGCATTACCAAGAACATTCATCAGAATGCGACGCCAGGCACCAGGCTTGGTGTTGAATTCCCATTCTGTCTCGGGCTGGATGTCAAAAATGATGGTGACCTCGCTGGCCCGTGGACCAACCTGGTTGGACGAGCTCGTTTGACCAGCTGAGCGTGATGAAGAATCAGTCAACGCTGGCGGCGGGTTCTTGGGGTAGTTATAAAAGCTGTATCCGGCAAAAACGGACTCGGTGACCTCTTCGAGCACCGCATCCAACTTGACATGCGATAATGGAGGCTGAGCACCGCGAGGTTTACTTTGCCCTTCATCCGACCTGTCGGCTAAGCGACGCCGCTTGTCTCCCTGGCCTCGAGAACTCTTGTTCTCGCCAAGGAAGGTGAGATCCAGCAAATTGTTAATGGTGTCCAGGAGAGTGCGACCACAAGACTCAATTGTGTGAACCATGCCATGTTGCAAAGCATTCATGGCCGTGTCACTGAGAATTTCCGCAGTGCCCAAGATTCCATGCAGGGGCGTCCTGAGCTCGTGAGTGATGCTGCTAAGCAGCCTGGTCTTGGACTTGTCTGCCATCTCTACATCCAGTcggttgatctcggccatgatgctgtTCGCAAAGGCCGAAACGTACATCATTTCGTTCTCCAATGTGAAAACAAGTTCCGGATCATTCGTCCAGATTATCGTTCCAGCGAAGCACTTTCGGTCGTCCGAGTCCCAGATTGGTAATAGTAGAATGCTTCGAGCTGTTGGGAAAATGCTGATCAGGCGTTGAGCGTCTTTTTGGAAAGTTGACATGCGCTTCTCGCTGGACGATCTTCGTAGATCGGGTTGGATCTGACCAGCTCCAACTAACTCCCGTGAGCTGCCATCGCTCTCATCAGAGACAGACTTTTGGGCATCGTAGGTGAATATCTTTCCATGTGGGTATCGGCGAAGAAGAGTATTTAACAGAGCTTCAGGCACCATAGATGCCGGGCCAGTCACTGTCTCATTGTTGATGCTCGATCCTGACGAGCTTGAGAATCCCAGGCACGTGGACGAAGGCGAGCTCTCTCCTTCTGTCATCTGAGTGGTGGGCGCCGACTCGCGCTTGGTCGGTGAGCTCGAATCATTGTTGTCATCGCTGCTCGATGGATTGCTATTGATGCCGGGATCCGATCTCCTGTGGCCGGGGTTGTCACCGTTTTGGCTAAAGCGAGTGCCTTGCGCATCAAGAAACATGACACCCTCAGTCCCAATTGACTCCCTTATCAAGTTTGCTGCTCGTGAGAAGACTTGTTTGATGTTGTTGATTTGCGAATCTTCTTGAAGATTTTGACCAATACTTTGAAATGGTTTCAATTGTGGTGCAATCTCCAAGGCAGTATCGTGGGTCTGGTCTTTCTCCGCGCCGCCATGTTCTGACCCGGCTCCCGAAAGAGCTTCGGTTCTTTTTGGACCTCGAAAGACAAGGGGGGTTGGTTTTGGCTCCCGATTGTCTTGggcatcctgctgctggctgttCACCTGGCCCTCTTTCGACTCTCGGAGATTTTCTGCATTGTCTTGTTGCCATGAGCTACGGAGTGTAGATTTGCCCTCATTGAAGCTGCCCAGGCCGACAAGCATTCGTTCGGACTGGCGGCTTTTGCGGGTGAAATGGCCCCTCACCAGGTGCTTCATAATGGCACTAGCCATGTCATTCATGAAGCGAATCGAGTGATCTGGGAGACCTGCAGTTCTGACATTGGTGTCCATCACGCTGAAACAACCGATCGTGAGCCCCCGCGGGCTGACGAGAGGCACAGCGGCAAAGAAACGCACATCTGATAGCTTGTTCAGCAGCCCGCTAGTCTCGATACGCGGGTCCACAGTCACGTTCGCAACAACTAAGGCGTCGCGCGCGGAGGCCGGCAGACCCTCGACATGGTGGCACAGGCCTCTTTCTTTCGGGAGCACACAGCAACCCAGTAGCAGGTTATCGCGATCATCCTGGGTCCCTCCACCGACGAGATTTAATGACGGGGTACCCTCCGCGAGGATATGCTGATGCGTACGATCAAAGAGGGTGACGATGGCCCGTTGGGTTCCGACGCGGATCGCGCCTAGTTGGGCAAACGCCGTCAAGGCCGGGTCTGGTGATGGCTGTGGCGTGAAGGCTTGACGACTAACTTGGTCGAAAGGAGCGAATTGCGACACGGAAAACTCGCTCGGTACATACCTGTCGCGGGCTCAAAGGTCAGCGATTCCCGCGAATCTCAGGGATCTCGCGTAAATGACGTCGTTCATCCTTACTTGCGAAAATCGCGTTCTTGCGCCAGGCGGTATCGCGCATGCGAATCGGGGCCTACAATCGCGGCCATGGTTTAAACGATTGGGGGGTTTGATCTGCGCATACCATCTCCCAGTCCGACAAAAATGGGTATACCCGACACCTTAAGTAGGACCTGACACCTTAAATCAAAGACTGGGTCAAAAGCAGGTTTTGGTGCAACCTGGGGATATCCATTACGGACCAGGCCAATCCGAGTGGACTTTGGATCCTCTTGCGTTCAGGGTCCCTTTTCCCTACGTATCTTGCATGCCTAGGTGCCTGGGAGACTACCGTACTATGTCATGTCGTGGAAAGGGGATCATGATGTCATGGGACATGCGACCGCTCCTCCAAGTGCGTCATATCCGATGCTTGGCGTGCCAATCATCCTTGCAGCCACGCGCTTGGAATCCGATTGGCTCGCACAGGATGTGCCTAGACCAATGCCCAAATGCGATCTCGAGAATTCAACTAGACTTCTTCACCACCGGTACCTAGCAACATCCAATGTACTGTAGATTTATATATTGCTGTGATGGCATGTTTGGTGATGTTGAAAACTATGTCTAATTAGATTAGTATCACAGTTATTCGAGAACACCATGTGTCGATATATCCTGCCCGATTCCAGACTCCTAACTATCCTCGATGTCCCTAAAAAGCAAGACGAAAACGCTCACGTGACCCATCGTGCCCTGATTCAGACCAACCATCTAAATACAAGAAGACATCTGATAGTGTGCCTCTTGCCACTGCAAACACGAGAATACCGCCATTTACAGGAACTACATCAAGGAGAATGAATAAAGACCAAGCTAGGCGCATGTTCAAAGAAAGAACTGGCTAGATACACgacagaaaaagagaaaaagcgCACTAGAaggaacaaaaagaacagaGGGGTCGAGCAACTAGGAAGCGTCATCCATCAACAAGCAAAAGAAGTCGGCCAGTTTCAGGCGCAATGTCCTGTGCCAGCTTCACTCCCATGCAGGTTCACGGTCGTTCTTGGTAGCCGTTCAACCACATTCCCCGGTTCTCTTGCTTCTCCTAACACACAAAACCAAACCTGGCAAAATTCAAATTGAAGAAATCGAAAACAACATCAGAGAAGAATGGGAAGGGTAAATTGGGGAAATCATCGTAAGTCATCGCATGTTTCATCATCTCTCATCGTTCAACGTTGTCATCACCAattgggggggggggtttaAGACAGAAAAGTCAAGGAAGCATGTGAGGATCATGCTGGCGTCTTTCattgggggagggagagtcATCGGGGCCCTGAGATTCGAATTGAACCAAAGCGTTGTGCCTGTCGACACTGACCGAGCCGCGCATGGTACGATTCATCGGGGTAGGTGGAGGCAGTGCTGGACCAGAACCCTGGGGGTTAACAACAAAAGACATCTGAGTGGGTTCAGTTGGCTGGGTCAATGCAGAATCCGCATTTGAGGACATTCCGGAAATACTCGATGCAAGAGGCTGTCGCAGAGAAGCACGCGGGTACATGTAGGAGGTATCCATGGGGCGCTGGGAGTGCTGCATCGGAGCTAGACCGGGTGGATGCATGAAAGGACGGTCATTAGATGAATGCATTCCCGGCGCAGTTGGCGGGTACATTGAATTATCCAACGAAGAGGACTGTGCCAAAGGAGCAGCCTGCGAAGAAGCAGGGAAAGGAGTCCCGATGGGTGGCTGAATGTTCGAAGGACGCAGAGGTCCCATAGTCGTGGTGTGCGTATCCAGAAGAGGAATATCAATACCCAGCTGTGACAGGGGTCGTCGGGGCGGAGAACGAGCAGGACGAGTGAATGCAGGGTGCTCAGCAAGGCCTGCACGTGGATGCTGCGAATCCCAGAGAAGATCCAGAGAGCGAGGGTCCATGTTTTCCTTCCGCGCTTTATCACACCAAGCAGGCCAGATAGAGGCATCCTGAGAGGCCTGTGGGCGGGCAGCACTGCTCGAGGACGGGTCGCTTCTCGAGGGCGCAATATTGTTCGAGGATGGGTTGTTGTTCGGAGGTGCATTGCCAATGCAGGATGGACCCATATACGGGACGAGTGTAGCGTTGTTCAGAAAGACACGGCGGCCCTGAAAGCTCGAGGTATCAAATTGTGTCTCGGGAGCAAAAGTTTTCTGTCCATCTGCAGAGGGATCATTCCGGCGCCCCTTCGCAGCCTGACCTCCCTGGAAGTTGGCGTAGCCATGATCAGCGTACCACCTGAGGTTACCGCAAGCTTTCTTCACCACGCTCACTGCATCCAAGCCGCCCTCGCGCCAGTCAACCAGATTATCGTATTCCTGTTTAATACCTTGCTCGATCGCCTCGATCACTTGATCAGGACGGCACTGAGCCCGAATATGTATATTCCAGCCAGTGGGTGGGTATTGTCTGAACTGCCCACGCTCCATGGATGCTTTGAAGTCGTAgactggaagaagaccggATTCTTCCGACAACTCTTGGGGTGGAGGTCGAGGGTTCGGAGTCGGAGGAAAAGGTAGGCCAGGTGGCGCAGATGGATCAGGATGAGTAAAGCCCGTGGTCGCAGGGGCATGGGGATAGAAGGAAGGCCCAGCCGGCATTGGTTGAGGCTGAGCGAAGCCCTGGCCGGCAGCAACATGAGAATAGAGCATGCGCGCAGCAGGCGGTGCCGCAGGATGATGATTCTGCGGAATTTCATTGCtggttggaggagggtcGTAttgctcagcagccatgCGCCGAGCGATCTCCTCGTCACTGCGATGGCTAATATGCACAGAGCCAGGAATGTAACCTGTTTCGGAAGATCCTTTCACGGCAGCGTCGAGATCAAGCATTTGAATTCTGTGTCGTTGAAGACGCGCATTGGTTTGAGCGCGAGACACCGCGTCGTACCTTTCCGGCTCCTTAAGGGGGCCCTCATCGTTGTCTGCCAAATTTGGTGCTTCCAGAATGGAGTGGTACCTCTTGGAATCGCTGTTGGCTGCAGGAATTGCCTTGTTGGTTGCCATGGCTGGTGACTCCCCGAAAATGGTTGCACGCTTTGTTGGGGTGGAGGGTATCTGAAGAGAAGTTGTGGGTCTACCAGGAGTAAAGTGAACTGGAGTGGACGTTGGAGCTCTCAAGAGAAGACGAGAATGCTCAGAAGGAGACGTAGTATCAGGGAAACGAAGGTTCTGCTGGGCAGGACTTGTGATTGTGGGTGAGGTAGGCCTGACCTGAGCGGTGGTC is part of the Penicillium psychrofluorescens genome assembly, chromosome: 4 genome and encodes:
- a CDS encoding uncharacterized protein (ID:PFLUO_006963-T1.cds;~source:funannotate), whose protein sequence is MRDPTVNMEQDSQQPATNGPIESRRNPAKSVRVAFGPDLETTIPTRDRSPEPLSSHRRSRTSVKAAPSALAPPPVRPTSSSGDGVAGIDSPPRRPSPRRAESSRPAMLKRAKSDYGPSRITFDKPAAADEDEDFAMRHGWQEEYTSSEYLKVLHSNFYMYFTEKRHESNGIPRDPVGSWPSQDWRMKDRLKTVSAALAICLNIGVDPPDVVKTNPAAKLECWVDPTSTTGGGQNKIMEQIGKKLQEQYETLSLRTRYKQYLDPSVDETKKFCISLRRNAKDERVLLHYNGHGVPLPTQSGEIWVFNKNYTQYIPVPLYDLQSWLAGPSLFVFDASHAGNIVQNFHTFVEKHEKENLETKKRDPNATVQNYGDCILLAACQKNESLPTNPDLPADLFTCCLTTPIEIALRFFILQNPLRTDISIDDFRVPGRLQDRRSPLGELNWIFTAITDTIAWNTLPRTLFKKLFRQDLMVAALFRNFLLSERIMRTYKCHPISSPELPETHHHPLWKSWDLAVEMVLSQLPALIDHEEGRRQYEYQHSTFFAEQLTAFEVYLSSGPTEKNPPDQLPIVLQVLLSQAHRLRALILLSKFLDLGPWAVHLALSIGIFPYVVKLLQSAAQELKPVMVFIWARIMAVDHTVQNDLLKDNGIHYFISILNPSSPIPVGNASEHRAMCAFIVSIFCKNYPQGQNVCLSGELFDSCLRHLGDVENPLLRQWSCLCLSMLWCDFPEAKWMGIRCAATARLCELNFDPVPEVRAAMLHAVTTFLGIPDLTDQVAQIEESLALAVLPMSADGSVLVRKELIVFLSTFVKRHQNKFLVAAYEELQEEKQSLLHRFESESSQTGGQHSLTVSEAKPHQLSRNTTFGAIWKQLLVISVDPHPDIAQDAGVIVDFIHMTLLESPMSQLTDKLRIEILELTSRLSPKQKVLERSEVNKAAPPSTPPSYATNAPKQEGYLSLGFRRTASVAASLKNLAFGPSAPTDSLSDSQPPSPTQSRTPITPRGRAPIEWSRPPEVNDHVAPATSYHQAPMPTSRGFQSRESAGIPAIPLKSRFLDWSTEYFREPQMKPNEPDEPGSSDYNERLWRRGRNEKIIAETQPLKTKAGTSRWDNSVTLLSNSSQPLKMCFHQFEDHIAVADDRDTIAIWDWQSHKRLNQFSNGNPAGSKINEIRYINEDDQALLMTGSSDGVLKLFRNYESAKSIEVVTAFRALPDLIPSNRNAGLVFDWQQGQGKALVAGDVKVIRVWNAATEVCTNDIPARSGSCITSLTSDQVAGNIFVAGFGDGAVRVFDQRLKPTTSMVKVWREHKQWITNVHMQRGGLRELISGSRNGEIRLWDLRMDDPLSTIHATKDTLRTLSVHEHAPVFSMGTNRHEVKTFNVDGSYLSTFEPYSSFLHHNRSSPIASTAFHPHRTVLACAALNDHHINLVSC
- a CDS encoding uncharacterized protein (ID:PFLUO_006964-T1.cds;~source:funannotate), producing the protein MAVSAAKSRLKVIVIGAGPAGLCTATALRQEGHRVTVLERRRDTQPHGHALVIQPAAVRALQHLKGAHKAFDSVSVEAGALRWWSYKGTKPFAAPAASPSERRFQTDRPSVQKVLHELAVANGAQLLFGRTVQAIEDVAEKPRLWTADGEMFTADLIIAADGIKSATRKIIFPTQHVDPIPLRESIFLTSAPVSQLAQDARLAPWLESATKHGTLGPDRFVLSRPMHGGLLGVQFIDVDHADPGPVDGNWNTPADVGLLRTRFSDFNAITRAFLEHVRHAEKWQMARGAELATWRSASGRIVLLGDAAHAMLPHAAQGLSQGIEDALSLARMLRWTTKSGVDIPTVTKAWVNLRKPRADIFMKQSTSNANVWSLPDGPEQEARDEKIRQMGSRPPPDLSGVEMDMSANQRTPQFLKWARDYDVVLESERAMENVLSGL
- a CDS encoding uncharacterized protein (ID:PFLUO_006965-T1.cds;~source:funannotate), whose product is MAAIVGPDSHARYRLAQERDFRKYVPSEFSVSQFAPFDQVSRQAFTPQPSPDPALTAFAQLGAIRVGTQRAIVTLFDRTHQHILAEGTPSLNLVGGGTQDDRDNLLLGCCVLPKERGLCHHVEGLPASARDALVVANVTVDPRIETSGLLNKLSDVRFFAAVPLVSPRGLTIGCFSVMDTNVRTAGLPDHSIRFMNDMASAIMKHLVRGHFTRKSRQSERMLVGLGSFNEGKSTLRSSWQQDNAENLRESKEGQVNSQQQDAQDNREPKPTPLVFRGPKRTEALSGAGSEHGGAEKDQTHDTALEIAPQLKPFQSIGQNLQEDSQINNIKQVFSRAANLIRESIGTEGVMFLDAQGTRFSQNGDNPGHRRSDPGINSNPSSSDDNNDSSSPTKRESAPTTQMTEGESSPSSTCLGFSSSSGSSINNETVTGPASMVPEALLNTLLRRYPHGKIFTYDAQKSVSDESDGSSRELVGAGQIQPDLRRSSSEKRMSTFQKDAQRLISIFPTARSILLLPIWDSDDRKCFAGTIIWTNDPELVFTLENEMMYVSAFANSIMAEINRLDVEMADKSKTRLLSSITHELRTPLHGILGTAEILSDTAMNALQHGMVHTIESCGRTLLDTINNLLDLTFLGENKSSRGQGDKRRRLADRSDEGQSKPRGAQPPLSHVKLDAVLEEVTESVFAGYSFYNYPKNPPPALTDSSSRSAGQTSSSNQVGPRASEVTIIFDIQPETEWEFNTKPGAWRRILMNVLGNALKYTSSGYIYVGLKSSENSVPQDNTRLISESSEEQEAEFEVTLIVKDTGKGIGSEYLQKNLFTPFMQEDSLMSGSGLGLSIVHQAVGSLGGSIEISSTEGVGTELTIRTPLVRSLNTSDAASSSTEFLSLLRYTEGKTIGFLGFGESLKSHRDRCLYESLERLCHHWFGLSVTNVSSYQGEPLLLDFYLAVQTELDSEDTKGRDLFALGEYRQGANWNGSPIVVICQSPEEAHYMFVTTKSRWETPVFEFISQPCGPRKLARALNLCIKRQRDSRSGRSSPAEQTRWVELPQSSRLPVDLPANDPPNRRMKISKRPTTDTMGSYETVQRQLSEKEGTEEGSLQNGAPPIPPANEAPEDQDQSGPSVLLVDDNDLNLQLLSAYTKKGNYEYMTARNGAEAIEIYKAHPSSFRVILLDISMPVMDGFEAARRIRSFEKDYRASLSDSAREAFPAVTIVALTGLGGTAAEQEATASGIDEFLMKPVRRSAVLAMLQKTVPCQTG
- a CDS encoding uncharacterized protein (ID:PFLUO_006966-T1.cds;~source:funannotate), with product MATNKAIPAANSDSKRYHSILEAPNLADNDEGPLKEPERYDAVSRAQTNARLQRHRIQMLDLDAAVKGSSETGYIPGSVHISHRSDEEIARRMAAEQYDPPPTSNEIPQNHHPAAPPAARMLYSHVAAGQGFAQPQPMPAGPSFYPHAPATTGFTHPDPSAPPGLPFPPTPNPRPPPQELSEESGLLPVYDFKASMERGQFRQYPPTGWNIHIRAQCRPDQVIEAIEQGIKQEYDNLVDWREGGLDAVSVVKKACGNLRWYADHGYANFQGGQAAKGRRNDPSADGQKTFAPETQFDTSSFQGRRVFLNNATLVPYMGPSCIGNAPPNNNPSSNNIAPSRSDPSSSSAARPQASQDASIWPAWCDKARKENMDPRSLDLLWDSQHPRAGLAEHPAFTRPARSPPRRPLSQLGIDIPLLDTHTTTMGPLRPSNIQPPIGTPFPASSQAAPLAQSSSLDNSMYPPTAPGMHSSNDRPFMHPPGLAPMQHSQRPMDTSYMYPRASLRQPLASSISGMSSNADSALTQPTEPTQMSFVVNPQGSGPALPPPTPMNRTMRGSVSVDRHNALVQFESQGPDDSPSPNERRQHDPHMLP